A region of the Lysobacter sp. K5869 genome:
GCAACCCGACCGCGTTCGCGCTGATCGTGGCGCTATCGGCGTCGAACAACTTCATGACCGCGTCGAATCCGGTGATCTCGATGATCACCGGGCCGGCGGGCTACAGCGGCAAGGAGCTGTGGAAGATCGGCGGGCCTTTGTCGTTGATCTACACCGTGGTGACGGTGTTGATGATCAATGTGTTGTTCTGGGGCAAATAACGCGCCGTCATACCGCTTCGGCCGCCGAAGCCCAGCCGCTCGGATAACCCACCCGCCCCCGCGCGCGCACCTGGCTACCTGTAGGAGCGGCGCAAGCCGCGACCGCGCAAACGAACAGCCCGCGCAAGCACGAGGCGCGAAACGCCTTCCGCCGGAAAACAGATCGGATGGATCGACGCGACATCCAGCGTCCGTCGGCGACCGATTCCCGCGGTCGCGACTCGCGTCGCTCCTACAGGTAGCCCAGGCGAGTCGCATCGCACGGCCGCCCCCTGTAGGAGCGGCGCAAGCCGCGACCGCGAAAACGACTGGCCTGCGCAGGCACGAAGCGTGAAACGCGCTTCCGCCAGAAAACAAGTCGGAGGGATCAACGCGACATCCAGCGTCCGTCGGCGACCGATTCCCGCGGTCGCGGCTCACGCCGCTCCTACAGGCAGTCCAGACGCGTCGCGAACGACCCGCGCGGCTTACGCCAACCAAACCCCGCCATCGCGCACCGCCACCGCCACCGCGCGCAAGGATTCGCCGCGACACGGCCCGGCCACGCATTCGCCGCCACCCAGCTCGAAGCTGGCGCCGTGCGCGGCGCACACCAGCAGCCCGTCCTTGCTCTTGAGAAATTGCCCGGGAGCCCAATCCAGTCGGCGTCCGGCGTGCGGGCAGATGTTGAGCCAGGCGCGCACGGCGTCGCCGTCGCGGTAGAGCAGCAAGGATTCGGCGTCGCCGTCGAGGGTCGCCTCGACCTCGGCGAAACCGCCGTCGGACAAGTGCTCCAAAGCGATCAAAGGTTCACCGCCGGAGGCGTCGCCGCCGGACGGGTTTAACGAAGTTCTCACACTATCGTTCATGCCTGGAACGATACTCGACTGTCCGGCCCAAGCCGCATTGTCTCACGACGACCGAAAATGTTCGCCCAGACCTTCCGATTCGCCGATCAACGTTCGCAATGGAATGCGTTCCAGTCGCGCGTGCGCAGCGCTTTCGAGCCGCGCAAGCCGCGTCACCGCTTCCTGCGCTTCGTCTTGGGCGTGATCGGCCTGGGCCTGCTCGCGCTGCTGGTGTTCTTCAGCGTGTTCGTCGGCGCGGCGATGATCGCGGTGGGACTGGCGTTCAAGCTATGGCAGCGCCGTGGCAAACCGATGACGGCGCGGGCCAAGGGCCGCGCCGATGTGGTCGAGGGCGAGTTCCGCGTGGTCGCGCCGCAGGCGCTGCCGGGCCAGCGTTCCGATTCGGCCCGCTGAACGCATGAGCGACGTCGTCGCGGCCGCGCCGGCCACCCGCATCCCCGTCCGCGGCCAGGGTCTGGCCGCCGATGCCGCGTTCCCGGTCCACCGCGTCTACTGCGTCGGCCGCAACTTCGCCGACCACGCCCGCGAGATGGGCGCGGCGGTGCCGGCCTCGGCCGTCGACCGCGGCCGTCCGACCTTCTTCCTCAAGCCGACCGATTCGCTGGAAACCGGCGAAGCCGTGCCCTACCCGCCCGGCACCGACGACCTGCACCACGAGGTCGAACTGGTGGTCGCGCTCGGCAGCGACGCGCCGGCCGGCCCGCTCGCGGTCGAAGACGCGCAGGCGCTGGTCTACGGCTACGCCGTCGGCCTCGACCTGACCCGCCGCGACCTGCAAGCCCAGGCCAAGGCCAAAGGGCTGCCCTGGGACACCGGCAAGTCCTTCGACCACGCCGCGCCGATCAGCGCGATCGTGCCGGCGGCCGAAGTCGGCGAACTCGGCGCGCGCGCGCTGACCCTGGAGGTCAACGGCGAGCCGCGTCAACGCAGCACGCTCGACAACCTGATCTGGAACGTGCCCGAAGTCCTGCACGAACTCTCGCTGCTGTACGCGCTGCGCGCCGGCGACCTGATCTACATGGGCACCCCCGCCGGCGTCGCCGCGCTGCGGCCGGGCGACCGCTACCGCGCCGCGCTGGAAGGCGTGGCCGAACTGCACGGACACATCACCCCGCCCCGGCTATAGTCCGGCCCCGGCGCCCGCCCTCCAACCTCGAGCCGGCGCCGTTCACCGTCCTTCAGTCGTCACCCTGGGAGAGCATGCGATGGGCATGATCAGCGAGTTCAAAGAGTTCATTGCGCGCGGCAACGTGGTCGATCTGGCCGTCGGCGTGGTCATCGGCGCCGCGTTCGGCAAGATCGTCACCGCCTTGGTCGACGGCATCGTGATGCCGACCATCGGCTACGTCACCGGCGGGGTCAGCGTCAGCGATTGGAAGTACGTGCTCAAGCCCTCGCAGCTCGACGCGGCGGGCAAGGAAGTGGCGGCGGAAGTGGCGGTCAAGTACGGCGCCTTCCTGCAGACCGCGATCGATTTCATCCTGATCGCCTTCGTGATCTTCATCTTCCTCAAGGCCTACAACAAGGTGCGCCAGCCCGCCGACGCCGCGCCGGCGGCGACGCCGGAAGACGTGCTGCTGCTGCGCGAGATCCGCGATTCGCTGAAGAAGTGATCCTTACGCCCGCGAGGGCGCGCAGACGAAACAGGCCGCGCTCGTCGCGGCCTTTTTCGTGCGCCCGCGGCGAGCGTCCGCGCGGCGCGCGGCCCTCCCGGCGCCGGGCGGACCGGATCGAACGCCCCGCGAAAGCGCACAAACGGCAAAGCCGGCCCGCCGCCACAAACCCGGCGACAGCCAGCGACAAAAACGGCTCAAGTCCAATGTGACTTTCCTCAGATAGCGGCCGCCGTCGCGATTGCTAAGCTCGCCGTTTCGCCTAGCCGCGCGACCTTCCGAGCGGCCGGCCAGCACGAGGAGAGTGGGATGCGCGCACCGCTGTGGGCAGCGATGGCTGCCGTGTTGTTGACGGGTTCGATCGCGGGCTTCGATGCCGCGGCCGCCCAGCGCGAGACGCGCATTCCGCAAGCCGCCGTCGACGCCGCGGGCGAACTGCGCGAGCGAGCGCTGGCCAGCGACCTGGGCTTCAAGATCACCGAATCGCTGACCACCGAAGTCGGCCCGCGTCTGGCCGGCAGCGAGGCCGATGCGCGCGCGGTGGCGTGGGCGCAGGCCAAGTTCCGCGAACTGGGCTTCGACAAGGTCTGGACCGAGCCGGTCACCTTCCCGAAGTGGGAGCGCCGCAGCGAACACGCCGAAGTGCTCGGCGCCAGCGCCCAGCCGCTGCGCCTGACCGCGCTCGGCGGCAGCCCGGGCGGCACGGTCGAGGGCGAGGTCGTGCGCTTCGCCGATCTGGCCGCGCTGGAAGCGGTGCCGGCCGGTTCGTTGGCCGGCAAGATCGCCTTCATCGATTTCGCCATGCCGCGCGCCAAAGACGGCGCCGGCTACGGCCCGGGCGGACGCGTGCGCAGCCGCGGCCCGTCGGCGGCGATCCGCGCCGGCGCGGCAGGGTTCCTGATGCGTTCGGCCGGCACCGACTCGCACCGCATGCCGCACACCGGCATCACCCGCTTCGACGACGGCTTGAAGCCGATTCCCTCGGCCGCGCTGTCGGCGCCCGACGCCGAGCAGCTCTCGCGCCTGGCCGCGCGCGGCGCGACCCGCGTGCGCGTGGCCTTGGATTGCGGCTGGGACGGTCAAGCGACCTCGTACAACGTGATCGGCGAGATCCGCGGCAAGAGCAAGCCGGAGGAAGTCGTGATCATCGGCGGCCACCTGGATTCCTGGGATCAGGGCACCGGCGCGATCGACGACGGCGCCGGCGTCGGCCTGACCATGGCCGCGGCCAAGCTGATCGGCCAGAGCAAGCTGCGCCCGGCGCGCAGCGTGCGGGTGATCGCGTTCGCCAACGAAGAGCAAGGCTTGTACGGCGGCCGCGCGTACGCGGCCAAGCACGTCGCCGACGTGCGCAAGCATCAGATCGGCGCGGAAAGCGACTTCGGCGCCGGCCGCATCTACGCCTATTCCAGCTCCGCGCCGGACTACGCCAAGAACGCCGACAAGCAGATCGCCGACGCGCTGGCGCCGCTGGGCATCGAGTACACGCCCGGCAAGGGCGGCCCGGGCCCGGACATCGGCCCGTTCGCTGCGCAAGGCCTGGCCTGGGCGCGACTGGCGCAGGACGGCACCGACTACTTCGACTACCACCACACGCCCGACGACACGCTCGACAAAATCGATCCGAAGGCGCTGGCGCAGAACGTCGCGGCGTACGCGGTGTTCGCCTATCTAGCGGCGTCGGCGGACGGCGATTTCGGCAGCGCGCCGAAGCAGGTCACGCCGCCGGAGGAGTGAGGTTCGCGGTGATTCGGCGAGGCCGCCGGGTTGCGGCGGCTTCGCGGTTTCGTGCGGATGAGGCCCTGGGTTCCCGCGTCCGCGGGGACGGCGGCAGGCGGGTTTCGATGTTTCGCTCCGAACGGTCATCCTCGCAAAGGCGGGGATTTGCAGAGTTCGGAGTCATGTCGCGGTAAAGCCCTGGATGCCCGCTTTTGCGGGCATGACGGTGGATAGGCTTCAGCGCGTCTCTTCAGGACGTCATCCCCGCGAAAGCGCGGATCCAAAGACTTCAGCGCCATCCCTCGATAAAACCCTCAATGCCCGCCTTCGCGGGCACGAGGCGAGCGGATTCCGCGCGACGCGCAACGCGCCGCGCGCACCCTCGTGAACGCCGCGCATCGGCGCTTCGCGTCGAAACCGTAAACGCCCTCACGCTTTGCGCCGTCGCGCCTGCCCTGTCGGCGCGCCGATTTGCGTTAGTTCGGAAACAGCGCGCCGTCCGGCCCGCGTTCTTGGATCCGCACCGACGATGACCGATGCCCGCGACGCCGCCGCGACTGCCGCCCACGCCTCCCACGAGGACGGCGAATGCGATCCGCGCGCGGCCGCGGCGGCTTCGCCCGAGCGCGCGCTGCAAGCGCTGTGGCGCGAATTGCGCCGCGCCACGCTCACGCTCGGCGAACAGGCGCTGGCGCAGCAGAGCGAAGCGGCGTTGCGCGCCGACGCGGTCCTCGCCGTCGGCGTGACCCGACTGAAAGCCCACTTGTCCGCGGCCGGCGACGACGGCCCCTACGCAACCGAGGCGACCATGACCGAAAGCACCGACAACGACGAACCCTCCGCCGCGGCCCACGCGAATCCCTCTGCGAACGCCGGTGCGAAGCCGGGCGCGAATCCCGGCCCTAATCCCGGCGCCAACGGCAGCGCCGCTCCCGGCGCCGCGCCGCTGGAGCCGGAGCAATTGCTGGAGCGCCTGCGCGCCGCGCTCGCCGGCCACGGCGGCGAGCCGTATCAGTACGGCGGCATCAATCAGCAGGTCGAATCGGCGTTCAAGCTATCCAACGAGGCCTTGCTCGGCGCCGCCGGCGAATTCGCCTACGGCCACCGCGCCGCCACCGACGCGTTCGCGGCGGGCCTGCGCAAGATCTCCGACGCGCAGCACCGGCAGAACCTGCAGACCCTGCAAGCGGCGGCGCTGGCGGTCTGCCTGGACGCGATGCTCAAGCAGCCGGACCAAGCCGAGGAATACGCGGGGTTGCTGGAGGCGATCAAGCACGTGGTTTGAAGCAGAAGCTGGGAATGGGGAATGGGGAATGGGGAATGGCAGGAACGCAGTGCCGCGCAAAGCCGCGCGAGGCCGCATCTTCCATTCCCCGTTTCGTTTATTCCCGATCGCTCGAGCAGGGACACAGCGAACGGGAAGAACGCCGAGCCGCGAAAGAATCGCGCGAGGCCGCTTTTTCCATTCCCTAGTCCGCGTTCCGCTTTTCCCGCACCTCAGCGCTTCGCCCGCCACGCCGCCAGCAACACCGCGGTCGCCGCCGCGACGTTGAGGCTTTCGACCCGCCCGGTGCCCGGAATCGACAAGCGCCGGTCGCAGGCCGCGGCCAGTTCGCGGTCCATGCCCTCGCCTTCGGCGCCGAGCACGTAGATCAAACGCTGCGGCAAGGGCGCAGCGAACACGTTCTCGCCGCCGTCGACCACGGTCGCCGCCAACTCGAAACCGGCGCCGCGCAATTGCGCGACGGCGTTGTCGCTGCGGCCCAGACGCACCATCGGCACCGCCTCGGCGCCGCCCTCGGCCACGCGCGCGGCGGCGCCGGACAAGGCCAGGGTCGAATCCTTCGGCAACAGCACCGCGCTGACGCCGAAGTGCGCGGCCGAACGCAGGATCGCGCCGAGGTTGTGCGGGTTGCCGACGCCGTCGAGCCACAGCGCCAGCTGCGGCCCCGCCGGCAGATCGCGCAGCCAGGTCGACAGCGGCGCGGGTTCCTCGCGCAGCACTTCGGCCACCACGCCTTCGTGATGGCCGCTGGCGGCGAGCTTGTCCAGGTCTTGGGTCTCGACCACGCGATAGCCGACCCGGTTGGCCACGCACCAGGCCAGCATCGGCTGCAATTGCGGAATCCGCGGCGCGTCCAGATACAGCTTGCGCAGCGCTTGCGGCCGCCGCGCGAACACCGCGCGCACCGCGTTCAAACCGTACAGGCGGATCTCGGCGTCGCGGCGGGCGCGCTGCGGATGCGGCGCGCCCTGGCCTCGGTCGCCCTGATCGTCGTCTTCGTCGTGACGGCGGTGGCCGCGCTCGTGCCGTTCGTGGCGGCCGTCGCGCAGGCGCTGTTCGTGTTCGCCCTCGTCGTGGCGCGAACGCTGATCGCGGCGTTGATCGCGCGAGTGCGGATGGTGCGAGCCGCCGCGCTCGCGCCACGGCCCCTCGCCTTCGCCGCGGCCGCCGGCCGGGCCGGCGGGACCGGCGCGGCCAGCGGGACCGGCCGGGCCATGGGAACCGCCCGGACCGCTGGCGCCGCCATACGGATTGCGCGGGCCGCGCGGGGGATCGTCACGTCGCATCTTGCAGGCTCCTTCTCACCTTCGCGAACACTCGCAGGTCGTGGACGCGGCCGTGTTTGTACACGGCGCAGCGCTGCACGCCCTCTTCTTCGAAACCGTTCTTCAACAACACCCGCGCCGACGCCGGATTGGTGTCCAGCACCGTCGCGTGCAACCGATACAAAGCCAGATGCCGCATCGCCCACGGCGCGAACGCAGCGACCACGCGGGTCATCAGGCCGACGCCCCACAGCGGGCGGCCGAGCCAGTAGCCGAACTCCGCGCCGTGCGCGCGCTCGCCGCGGCCCGGATGCGCGCCGATCCCGCCGACCGCGCGGCCGCCGACCTCGATGGCGAACACCGGGTGATCGAAATCGACCACTTGGCCTTCGAGGAAACGCTCGCCGTCCTGGCGCGTGTACGGATACGGAAACCGGTCGCTGAGCCCGCGCGAGACGTCGGCGTCGTTGGCGTAGACGACCAGGCTGTCGAGATCCTCGCGCGACCACGGGCGCAGCAGGAATTCCTCGCCTCGCGGCAACGGAACGGGGGCGGGGGCGGCGTTCATGCGCGTAGCCTAATTTCGCCGCCGCCGCGCTGCAAACGGCCGGCCGGCGGCCGGCGGTACCGGCGCCGGCGCGGCCGATCCGGATGCCTCGCGCGGCGCTCCCAGCGCGGCGGCGGTCGACGCCGTCCGGCCCCCCGAAGGTCTCGTTTCCGACGGTAGGAGCGGCGTAAGCCGCGACCGCGACAACGCGGCTACGACGAAACCAGCAGCGCGGCCGCGTTGTCGCGGTCGCGGCTTACGCCGCTCCTACGCGACACGCGAGCCGGCGAGCGCGGCTAAGCGTGCCCGCCGACCTGCGGCGTTTCCTCTTCCAATCGCTCCAGTTCCTGCGCCACCGCCTCCGGCGACTTAGTGAAGCGCGCCAGCAGCACATAGAACGCCGGCACGATGAACAGCGACAGGAGGGTCGAGAACGACACGCCGAAGATCACCACGATGCCGATGGTCGCGCGACTGGCCGAGCCCGGGCCGCCGGCCAGCACCAGCGGCACCGCGCCGACCACGGTGGCGATCGAGGTCATCAGGATCGGGCGCAGGCGCACCGCCGAGGATTCGACGATGGCCTGATGGATGCTGCGGCCTTCGTCGCGCAACTGATTGGCGAATTCGACGATCAGGATGCCGTTCTTCGCCGCCAAGCCCACCAGCATCACGATGCCGATCTGGCTGAACAAATTCAGCGTGCCGCCGGTCATCCACAGGCCGAGCAAGGCGCCGAGCACGCCCAGCGGCACGGTCAGCATGATGACGAAGGGGTGGATGAAGCTCTCGAACTGCGCGGCCAGCACCAGATACACCACCAGCAGCGCCAGGGTGAAGGTCATCAGCACCGCGCCGCCGGCCTTCTGGTATTCGCGCGATTCGCCCTTCCAGTCGATCTGGGCGTGGTCGGGCAGTTCCTCGGCCACCACTTGGTTGAGCCAGGCCACCGCCTCGCCCATGGTGTAGCCCGGCGCGAGGCCGGCGCTGACGGTGATCGAGCGCAGGCGGTTGAAGCGGTTGAGGCTGCCGGCCTCGGCCAGTTCCTTGAGCGTGACCAGATTCGACAGCGGCACCAGCGCGCCGTCGCGCGCGCGCACCTGGATCGCGGCCAGATCGGCCGGCGAGGCGCGCAGCTCACGGTCGGCCTGCACCATCACGTCGTACTCCTCGCCGTTCTGCACGAAGGTGGTGACGCGGCGCGAGCCCATCAGGGTTTCCAGCGCGTGGCCGATGTCGGTGACGCTGACGCCGAGGTCGGCGGCGCGCTGGCGGTCGATCTCCACGCGCATCTGCGGCCGGGTTTCCTTGTAGTCCGAATCGGCGGAGAACAAGCCCTTGTTCTGCTCGATCCGGGCCAGGATGCGGTCGCGCCATTGCGCCAGTTCGGCGTATTCGGGGCCGCCGAGCACGATCTGCACCGGCTGCCCGCGCGTGCGCACCAGCCCGCCGCCGACCTGCGGCATCGCGCGCACGCCGGTGAGCTGGCTGAGTTCGCCGCGCAGGCTGTCGGCGACCTGCGCGGTGCTCTTCTCGCGCTTGTCCCAATCCTGCAGGAACACCGCGATGCGGCCGGTGTGCATCTCCTCGCTGGCGCCGAAGCCGCCGGGCACGCGCGGGTTGTAGCGCTGGATGGTCTCGTTCGGGCCGGTGTGCGCGGCGACGATCTTCTCGACCTGCTGCACCTGCTTGACCGTGTAGTCGTAGCCCGCGCCTTCCGGGCCGAGGATGGAAATCTGGAACGAGCCGCGATCCTCCTGCGGCGCCAGCTCCGACGGCACCAACTTGAACAGGCCGAAGCTCAGCGCCAGCGACGCCAGCATCAGCGCGCCGAACAGCCACGGCCGTTCGACCGAACGGTCGAGCAGGCGCTTATAGCCCTGGCTCAGCGCGTCCAGGCGGGCGTTGATCCAGCGGTTGACCGGGTTGGATTTTTCCTGCGTGTGCGGACGCACGAACTTCGACGACATCATCGGCGTCAGGGTCAGCGCCACGAACGCCGACAGCGCCACCGCGCCGGCCAGCGCCACCGACAGCTCGCGGAACAAACGCCCGGTGTTGCCTTCCATGAAGCCCACCGGCAGGAACACCGCCACCAGCACCGCAGTGGTGGCGATCACCGCGAAGGCGACCTGCTTGGTGCCGCGCGCGGCCGCGACCAGCGCCGGCTCGCCGAGGTCGGCGCGGCGCTGGATGTTCTCCAGCACCACGATCGCGTCGTCCACCACCAGGCCGATGCACAGCACCAGCGCGAGCAAGGTCAGCAGGTTGATCGAGAAGCCGAACGCGTACAGCGGAATGAACGCGGCGATCAGGCACACCGGCACCGTCACCGCCGGGATCAGCGCGGCGCGGAAGCTGCCGAGGAACAGCCAGATCACGATCAGCACCAGGACGATGGCTTCGATCAGCGTGTGATAGACGCGCTCGACCGCCGATTCGATGAAGACCGTGGTGTCGAAGGCGACGAAGATGTCGGTGCCTTCGGGCAGGGTCGGGCGGATCTTGTCGGCTTCCGCGCGCACTGCGCGGGCGACGTCGAGGCTGTTGGCGGTCGAGGTCTTGACGATGCCCAAGCCGATGTTCGGCTCGCCGTTGCTGCGGTAGTAGGCGCGGCGCTCGGCCGATTGCAGTTCGATCTTGGCCACGTCGCCCAAGCGCACCACGTAGCCGTCGGCGCCCTTCTTCAGCGGGATCTGGGCGAAGTCGGCCGGCTTTTGGTAGCTGCGCGCCACGCGCAGGGTGAAGTCGCGCGATTGCGATTCGATCCGCCCGGCCGGCAGCTCGACGTTCTCCGAGCGCAGCGCGTTCTCGACTTCGTTGACGGTGATGCCGCGCGCGGCCAGCGCGTCCTGGTTGAGCCAGATGCGCATGGCGTAACGCTGCTGGCCGCCGATGCGGACCTGGGCGACGCCGTCGACCGAGGACAGACGGTCGACGATGTAGCGGTCGGCGTAATCCGACAACTGCAGCGTGTCCATCTTCTTCGAGCTCATGTTGAGCCACAGCACCGGGTCGGCGTCGCTCTCGACCTTCTCCACTTCCGGCGGATCGGCCTCGTCGGGCATGCGGTCCATGACCCGGCTGACCGCGTCGCGCACGTCGTTGGCGGCGGCCTCGATGTCGCGCTGCAAGGTGAATTCGATGCTGACCGAGGCGCGGCCGTTGACGCTGCGCGATTCGATGGTCTCGATGCCCTCGATCCCGGCCAGCGCGTCTTCCAGCACCTGGGTGATGCGGGTTTCCACCACCGCCGCCGAGGCGCCGGGATAGGTCACGTCGACCGAGACGATGGGCGGATCGATCGCCGGCAGTTCGCGCAACGTCAGGCGCGAGAACGCCATGACGCCGAGCACGATCAGCAACAGGCTCATGACCGTGGCGAACACCGGCCGGCGGATGGAAACGTCGGACAGCTTCATCGGCGCGGGGTCCCGTCGCCGCCGCGGCGCGTCGGCGCGCCGCGCTTGGCCGGGACGTAGACCGGCGCGCGGCCGCTTCCGTCGCGCGTCGGGCCGCCCTCGTTCGGCTGGACCGCCGGCACCACGGCACGCAGCAATTTCAGCACCCGCGCCTTCAACGCCCGCGCCGCCTCAGCCATTGCGGCCGTCCTTGTGTGCATCCGTCGGCGCGCCGGCCTCGCGCGTCTGCGCGCCGGCCGCCTGCACCTTGCTGCCGGCGCGCAGCTTGCCGGTGCCGTCGACGACGATGGTGTCGCCGATCTTCAAGCCGTCGGTGATTTCCGCCAGCCCTTCGCGGCGCGAGCCGACCTGCACGTCGGCGCGCTCGACCGTGGCGTCGGGCTTGAGCCGGTAGACGTAAGCGTCGGCGCCGACCTGCACCACCGAAATCTCCGGCACCAGCAGCGCCTGCCGCTCGGGCTGCAACAGCGTCACCTGCACCAGCATGCCCGGGCGCAGCAGATGGCCGGGGTTGGGGAAATCGGCGCGCACGATCACCGCGCGCGTGGCCGGATCGACGCGCGCGTCGACCGTGCCGACTTCGCCCTCGAAACGCTTGCCGGCGTAAGCGGCGCTGGTGCCGCTCACGCGCTGGCCCTTGGCCACGCGCGCGAGCAGAGTTTCCGGCACCGGGAAATCGATGTAGACGCGCTCGGTGTCGTCGAGCGTGGCGATCGCCGTGCCCGGCGTCACCAGCGAGCCGGGGCTGACCTGGCGGATGCCGAGCACGCCGGCGAACGGCGCGCGCACCTGACGGTCGCCGATGTCGGCCTTCATCTGCTCGACCCGCGCGCGGGTCGTGTCGCGAGTGGCGCGCTGGGTGTCCAAGGCCGAACGCGCGATCAGCTGCTGCGCGGCGAGCTCGGTCTGGCGCTGATACAGCTGCTCGGCTTCCTTGGCCGCGGCCTCGGCCTGGGCCAGCGCGGCCTGCTGGGCCTTGCCGCTGAGGGTGACCAGCGACTGTCCGGCGGCGACGTGGTCGCCGCTGTCGAAATGCACGCTCTGCACGATCTCGCTGACCTTGGCGGTGACCGTGATCGACTCGCGCGCCTTGACGTTGCCCAGCGCCTGCACGGTGTCGTTCCAGGCGCGCAGATGCACCTGTTCGGTCGTCACCGGCGTCGGCCGGTCGCCTTGTCCGCCGCCGGGACCGCCGCCGCCATGCCCGGCCTGCGGCTGGCCGCCTTTGCCGCAGGCCGCCAGGGCCAGGGCGAGCGCGAGGAAACAGCCGGTACGAAGGGCGGAACGTGGTCGCATGCGGTTCTCTGAACGGGGCGGGCCCGAAGGCGATGGCGCGGATCGGAGCGGCGTCCCTCTCCCTAAGGGGCGCCGCGCGGGCCGTCCGGGCGGACGGCGAAGCCGCGCGATTCTAGCGGTCGCGTATGAACGTGCGCGTGGGCCATTGGTTGACCGCCGTCACCCCAAATTCGGCAAAGCCGCGCGCCGCGGTGTTGCCGCGCCGCAACGGCCGCCGGCACGGTCGCGGTGCGCGGCCGGGGGCATACTCCAGACTTCCCCCTCGGAGCCGTCCGCCATGATCTACGACAGCATCCTGCAGACCATCGGCCGCACCCCGGTGGTGCGCCTGCACCGGCTCGCGCCGGGCCACGTCACCCTCTACGCCAAGGTCGAGGCGTTCAATCCGGGCGGCTCGGTCAAGGACCGGCTGGCGCTGGCGATCGTCCTCGACGCCGAGGCGCGCGGCCAGCTCAAGCCCGGCGACACCGTGATCGAAGCGACCTCGGGCAACACCGGCGTGGCTCTGGCGATGGTGTGCGCGGCGCGCGGCTACCGCTTCGTCGCGGTGATGACCGAAACCTTCTCGATCGAGCGGCGCAAGCTGATGCGCGCCTACGGCGCCAAGGTGATCCTGTCGCCGGCCGCCGAACGCGGCAGCGGCATGGTCCGGCGCGCGGCCGAACTGGCCGAGAAGCACGGCTGGTTCCTCGCCCACCAGTTCGAGAACCCGGCCAACCCCGCGTTCCACCGCAACACCACCGCCGCCGAGATCCTGCAGGACTTCGCCGGCCGCCGCCTCGACCACTTCGTCACCGGCTGGGGCACCGGCGGCACCCTCACCGGCGTGGCCGAGATGCTGCGCGTGGCGCGCCCGGAAGTGCGCATCACCGCCAGCGAACCCGCCGGCGCCGCGCTGCTCAGCGGCAAGCAATGGCAACCGCACAAGATCCAAGGCTGGACCCCGGACTTCATCCCCGCCGTGCTCAACCGCGACGCCGCGCACGAGGTCCTGCCCGTCGACGACGTCCTCGCCCGCGACACCGCGCGCCGCCTGGCCTCCGAGGAAGGCCTGTTCGTCGGCATTTCCGCCGGCGCGACGATGGCCGCGGCGTTGCAAGTCGCGCAGAACGCCGAACCCGGCGCGACGATCCTGGCGATGCTGCCGGACACCGGCGAGCGTTACCTCAGCACGTTCCTGTTCGAGGGCGTGAACGAAGGCAGCGACGACGAATGGTTGGCGTCGTTGGAGTGACGAAGTCGCCGTAGGAGCGGCGTGAGCCGCGATGAATCATCGGCTGCGATGGAGTTTCCGTCGTAGTCGAATTGTCGCGGTCGCAGCTCGCGCAGCTCCTACAGGATCTCCGGCCGGTTTCGTTTCCGACTGTAGGAGCTGCGCAAGCTGCGACCGCGAAAACGCAACAA
Encoded here:
- the cysK gene encoding cysteine synthase A yields the protein MIYDSILQTIGRTPVVRLHRLAPGHVTLYAKVEAFNPGGSVKDRLALAIVLDAEARGQLKPGDTVIEATSGNTGVALAMVCAARGYRFVAVMTETFSIERRKLMRAYGAKVILSPAAERGSGMVRRAAELAEKHGWFLAHQFENPANPAFHRNTTAAEILQDFAGRRLDHFVTGWGTGGTLTGVAEMLRVARPEVRITASEPAGAALLSGKQWQPHKIQGWTPDFIPAVLNRDAAHEVLPVDDVLARDTARRLASEEGLFVGISAGATMAAALQVAQNAEPGATILAMLPDTGERYLSTFLFEGVNEGSDDEWLASLE
- a CDS encoding efflux RND transporter periplasmic adaptor subunit, coding for MRPRSALRTGCFLALALALAACGKGGQPQAGHGGGGPGGGQGDRPTPVTTEQVHLRAWNDTVQALGNVKARESITVTAKVSEIVQSVHFDSGDHVAAGQSLVTLSGKAQQAALAQAEAAAKEAEQLYQRQTELAAQQLIARSALDTQRATRDTTRARVEQMKADIGDRQVRAPFAGVLGIRQVSPGSLVTPGTAIATLDDTERVYIDFPVPETLLARVAKGQRVSGTSAAYAGKRFEGEVGTVDARVDPATRAVIVRADFPNPGHLLRPGMLVQVTLLQPERQALLVPEISVVQVGADAYVYRLKPDATVERADVQVGSRREGLAEITDGLKIGDTIVVDGTGKLRAGSKVQAAGAQTREAGAPTDAHKDGRNG